DNA from Alnus glutinosa chromosome 2, dhAlnGlut1.1, whole genome shotgun sequence:
agaATGACTGCCAGCTGCGTCGATCTAAGTATAATATAACTCGCAATGATTGTCAAAAGCAGGGGTTCGTCTAGAGTGCCACACGGGTGCCAGTTCTCATCAAAGAAATTATGTTAtggaatttataaaattaattaggaaatttttcaaaatataataatatgtgAATGATctaaaaaaatcaacacaaagcACATAGCTCAATCACAAAGTTGAGACAGTTTGAACTTTAGGCAAAGcttaagagattttttttccGAAGTTGGCCGGATAGAATGAACAGGAAGAAATTTTATACCACAAGTAGATCATGCAGACCAAGAGGTGCAGTTACACATTAGGGTGTTCTAATGCAGCTTTAGCAGCCAAGGAAGGAATATCctgtaaaataacaaaaagtatgAACAATCGATCAGGTTTTCTTAATCTATCTtggatatatataaaaattatggtAATCAATTCTCTACTAGATTCATAATCAAGTTCTCAAAGGAAAGCAAACTTAGCTACCTTGTGCCAATGTCGtccaggaaaaagaaaaaggggctTTCAATGACACGATTTGCGCCTTGTTCAACACAAGAACCAAATTCATCTCTTATAGATGGTTCTGCCAACTCCTACTCATATTAAAGATATTGGAATAAATGATAAACTGGCTTTGAAGACATACAGCACCATGCAAAGCAAGAAAGCATTCTATTCAACAGAAAAGTCAAGAGTACCAAGTAGTATTGCTACATGCACTAAAACCCAATAAAAATGATGAGAGCAGTTCTTATCAACCAGCTTTGTGACAATAATTAGGGCTGACAATTCGTGTTGACGTGTTGGGTCGACTCACAGGTCAACCAGATATGGGTTCAGCCGAATCCAACCCATTTAGTTAAACGAGCCAAACCCATCAATCTCGAAACTACCCATTTAAATTAGTGGGTGGGACAACATGACCCGCTAACCCGTTTCGACATTTATATGAATTtaaatgcaatatatatatatatataatcttatggTTTTGtgaatttatatgaattttaaCCTTTTatggttttgtgtttttaattgtaaaaaatatatataatttaatttatataggtTATGCAGGTCACCTATGGCTAAGCGAGTTGACCTAGGATTGACCCatttattaaacgggttaaTTCGAGGATACCCGAATTGACTTGAACTTGATTATACAAAACCGAACCCGCTAATTTCATGTCGGATTCacaagtcgtgtaaaaaattgccaaCTCTAACGATAATAAGGgaataatatgaaaaattattatagttatatatgtgtgtgtgtgtgtgtgtgtgtgtgtgtgtgtgtgtctatatatatacacttaaagatTTACTTAGATTCCATTTACATTGCTAACCTACACATACTTGTATGTCTAGCTCACAAAGACCAGAAGGCAATCAATGAGAATGCTAGCAAACCCAAATTTTACTCATAACAAATGAACTTCAGCACCGAAGCACAGCTGAAACTGAAAATGGTTCTGTTTGGTtctgtctatatatatacacttaaagatTTACTTAGATTCCATTTACATTGCTAACCTACACATACTTGTATGTCTAGCTCACAAAGACCAGAAGGCAATCAATGAGAATGCTAGCAAACCCAAATTTTACTCAAAACAAATGAACTTCAGCACCGAAGCACAGCTGAAACTGAAAATGGTTCTGTTTTCGTTAACCTTCGGCAAGTAGAACCAAGGACAGGAATAAGATCACCCTTTTAACAGGTTATTCTACTTTGGGAAGAGACAGGGAGAAAGTCTATAAATCTCCCACCAAGCTATGTTTGGAACACAAACTATCTAACATGTGGAGAAAAGttctataaattttttctttgaagTACAAGATGACTTCTTTTAAGCTGGCTGTAAATGCATTGTTCATGCAGTACTGAGCATTACATAATACTAACAGCACACCCTTGCCAATGAATCTAACATCGAAGGGATACACACCTTTTCTAATCTTGTGTCAATAAGAAGAGAGATGGAGTCCTAAAGTAATGCTGtggaaaagaccaaaaaaaaaaaaaaacaaaaagaagactAGTTGGTGCTGCTAAAAGATCGTTTAATGTACTTCAGGCAACAAAAGCTCCTGAAGTGGACGGATGCTGTGGCAATTAAGCAATCTGTGTAATGAGGATCCAAACAATCAACCTCATTGAAACAAATATAAAGCACAACATGAGCAACTTTCCTAATCTCCATTTGGATTTAGTAGCACTAAGCAAAATAATAGATAGTGACAAATAAGCAGATATATGAACTTTGAACTGGCATATTCAAGCAGAAGAAGACGAGTAATTTGTGTAAAGGGTTAAGGTAAAACACAATAATGAAAAAATAGACTGTACTATGATAGTTTAGAATTGCAAGTGAGAAAAGCCAACGAAAGCATTTAAAGCCAAAAGAATCTAACCTTTGAAAACTTAACCATGTAAAAACTACATAATAAATGGCTATACTTCCGTATGAGcatcacaaacaaaacaaaagttccCTCTGCAACTACTCCGTTTAAATAAAGTAAGTTTGTATTTCTTTCAACAATAAAACAAGATTCAGagttttatttcatttcctttctaaaaaaattaattgagaaaTACCATGTGAGTAGGCTCTACAATTGGGTATCCAGTTTTCTCTCTAAACATGGCCACGAACTCATCTGAAAATTTATACAAGATAACATAATGAGCACATTACCAATAAAATAAGCTAAGCCCACATTCATTTTTTCTAATATGAACAATCTAAGCCAAGAATTAGActtgttatgaaaataaaacctTGAAAAATCAAATACCAAAAACATTACTCTAATAGCCAAAAAATCAAACTTGTAGTAAAAAGAACCAAGTTTAGAGCTCACTTAGCATGAGATTCTATTCCTTGCGCCGCGAACCATGGTCGACGATAATCACGCTGTCTGTGTCACCAACCCCATGTGGATTTTTTTCTAATCCCATCGCTTCCATTGCTCAAACACAGCCTTCTCGACAAATATTTGCTTTTCGAGGAACCCCACGGCAATTCTATGAACTTGGGTCGCGTCCGGGTAAGGTGGGTTCTAGTTGCTTCGCTCACTGAGGACCTTTTACCGCGTCAAGCCCAGGGAAAGTTCATAGCCCAAAACAAAGAGATtagcaagaaagaaaaaatagaaattgaatgTTAACAtatgaaacaaacaaatattatataaGATTTTTTAGTACCTCGTAACGGTAAATTGAGTAGGGATGGACAAGGACTCCATTGAAGAAAGCTTGAAGCTACTTGCAGATTGTGTGCTTTATTGATCCCTCTTCTCTTGCCTGTGATTGCTTTGTGTTCTCTCAAGAATTTTGTCTAACATATGGTAGGGCGCCAAACGGGTTTTCAACTTTTCGCCTTCCAGCAACATGGGTCTCTTTGGTAAGAGTACGTACAACCGTGGTGCTCACTGCTCAGCGATTTGGGAGATTTCGAGGAATAGGAGTCACTGAAACGGCACCGTTAAGCTGCACAGGAAAAGTCCTTCTGGAAACGGCACCGTCTAATCAGCACTCACAATCACACAAGCGGTGAAAAGTGATAACCCACTTTTACTAATGTTAAACAAAGTTTTCCttatattctttaattctttCAACACTTTTTAAGCCTATTAATCACAATCATTTGATCATGATAATGCATtcgtctttttctttaattttgacaaatatttttattaatgtaACACATGATGAATAATTGAATATCCATGTATAATTGCCCATTTTGAAAGCATCTATTTGGATTCCAAATAGCTAGGGAGGGTCTTAATTATTGTTTGTCATTCACGCGAGCTTGTTTGCAAAACACTATTAAAACCAATCGAAGTTCAACCATAGCTTTGTTATATCTTGATCTTAGGTGTCTTAGTTTTAACAACTCATATTATGTCTTAAACAAaagaccaataaaaaaataattaaaccattAGATTTTGTCTAAAGCCAACAATGGGCTATAGCCTATCTCAATTCGATAAATCAATTCTTTTATTTCCTAAGGAGCAAAGTTTTTTTCAAAATCgggttgtaaaaaaattattcaaactcAATCTATTAACACTTGGTCTTTTAAATTTACATATGTCATTAAAGCACATGAATCatatgtatttaaaaaaaaaaaacacatgagaATTACATGCTCcattaattctattaaaaataggTTAGATGAATTTACTTCAactcaattttgagaaaaaaatttgataggAAACTTCGTTTAACCCTTTTgaaatttctttgtttttccagTCACCCCctaaagttaaaaaaagaaaaaaatcaatttagtgtaacaaactttttaaaatttgcaatatCACCTATACTATTAAGTTCTGAGCTTACGGAGTATATGTGAAATGTCATTTATACTCAtgtatttagtttttaaataataaaaaattctaaaaagaaaatggaaccCACGGCTTGGCCTTGGATCAGCCCAgcagcaattttttattttttatttaaaaaaaattaaaaaatttaaacatggATAttaattttaggattttttttatttttatttttttttcattttataagaCCCCTACACACAGCCATTGCTTTAATAATCGACAAATGGAGCCTGGCCGTACGCATTTTCCCTGGACGACTCTTAGCATCCAACAATAatggctttaaaaaaaaaaatggcttaatGGAAGACAAAATCAGCTGATATTTCAAGGTTTTTAAAGTtgttataaataataatatcgAATTGATAACACATTTTAGCTTCCTTAGTCAACTATTATTAGTAGGTGAATTGCTTGCATTTTAAAACACCACGTACACCTGTTTAAATATATATGGCATTGCTTAAAATACAATGTCTCAAATGTAATCATTATTGAAGCCTAACAACTTCGATTGGTAGTTCTTCTATGTCTCTCACCATGCCCACAAAGATGAGCATAATTTCCATTCTTTTAAGCTCTTTTCATGACCCATTGTTTTGCCTCGTAGCATTTTACATTATGAACAGAAAAACAGAGTAACTTGATATTATAGCATTttatattaccaaaaaaaaaaaaaaaaaaacagaactaCAAACCAAAGgttgtatatatttgttacgttaatgtatatattttgtgaatatgaATTATGAGGTAATCAGGGGTGAAGCTACCATTTGGAATTTATGgcataaaattgaaaaaaaaaaaaatgggaggcaaaactaaaaataaaaaaattaagggtaaattttaattttaaaaaaaattaagaaaaacatgGTGACTTAAGCCCTCAAGCTACCATGTAGTTCCGTCCCAGAGTATGTTTGGCCCTATAATTCACTAAAAGTGTGTTGACAGAAACATTACGTTTTTATTAAACGATTAACTACGTctttaaaatagtatttttataaattgcattttgaatttttttaattttttatactgcttagccacaaaaaaaaaaaaaagaaaaaaaaaaagaagtactTATAAGAATTGAtgatgaatataatattatgaaaaatgctatactCACGCCCAAACCCTTACACACATTTTTTTACAACTTGATGTAtcagatattttttctttttcttttttaaaatgaaaactctctctctcattctttttcttttcttttccggTCGGCAAATGAAAATGGAGACGAAGGAAGACGGAGAGTGTCGGCCGACTAGACGGGATCCGGCCCTTTCCTGGCCAGAACGACCGGGGATCCATTCCTTTCCCGCCCAGAATGGCTGGATCCTGGCCAGCTGGCTAGGATACGGCCCTTTCTCGGCCGGTCGGGATCTGGTCGTTTCTCGGCCAGATCTTGGCAGGCTGGTCAAGATTCGGCCCTTTCCCGGCCAGAATGGCCAGATCCTAGCCGACTGGCCGGGATCCAGCCCTTCCCAGGTTGGAACAGCCAGAATCAGGCCTCTAACGGGTGGCCGAAAGTgggagggagagggaagatggaggGAGGAGGCGGTGATGAGATAaggagggggaaaaaaaattaaaaaaatttgatgtggcATTCCACATCAGGGCGTGGAAAGTTGTGTGTGAGTGTAGCAATCCTCTAATATTATTAGATTTAAAGTAATGGTTTTGTATTTCAGGTTAAATAatgttaaaacattttaaatctATATAATCTGATTATCTGAAGGAGAATTTGATCCCCTACCTCTCACGcaaccacccaaaaaaaaaaaagttaaaaaacacAGAGTGTTCTTTACGACaccaaactgaaaaaaaaaaaaaaaaaaaaaaaaaaaaaaaaaaaaaaaaaaatgtaagaaaaagaaaggaacgGAATCTCGATTACGAAGCGAAGCCAACTCTGTAAGACTCCACTCACTCACTCTCAAGTCTCTCTCATTCATCGCACTCACATTCTCTCCGGAATCGACACGGAACCAAACTTCCACGAGATTCTCGTACACCTTTTTCCACCAAAAATCCAAAACCCACGCCATTTCACTTCGCAAGCTTCTTATCgctccattgagactcttatcgTTTCCCACACCTTGAATTGAATCTCCGAATTTCGTAATTGTGGCAAAATATGGATCTTGAACTGGAAAGCGATGATTGAGGAGAGCTTCTCGAAGCCCTGGGTTGAGTGAAAGCCTGAGCTAAATGAAGCGAAAAGTTTCGCAGCAGAGACCTTGGTGTTATAAATGGAGGAGGAAGCTTTTCGCGGTGTTATTGCTAGGGTTTTGTTTCGGAACTACGGTATTTATGATGCAGAGCCAGTACAGTCGGATAATGACGATGGTGCAGAGGCCGAAGATCGCCTTCTTGTTCATCGCGCGGAATCGGCTTCCTCTGGACATGGTTTGGGACGCATTCTTCCAGGtatgttttctttcatcaaTGTGAaacatttatgtttttttcttcattttttcgtaATTGTTACTGATACTAACTTTTCGATTAAtatcatttccatattgcttcaTGTGAAATTTGCTTATATGGGACTAATTCAGCAACTACTTTTATTACTGCTTTGTTCTTAGATATGTAGCACTGTGCTTGTAACATctaatcagagagagagagagagagagaggaattagATAGTTAGGCAAAGTATCTATAACAATAATagtaattaaatattttcttgtgtaattttataatttgccATATAATGAGTATATGTCATGTGACTTATTCCGTAAAATTTGGTAGTGAAATTGCCCATGATCACCTTTAAATAGGTTCTATGTTTATTGAGAATGGGTTTGGGTGCTGACTGTAATTTCTATCTTATTAAAATGTTGATTTTCACTGCACTCGCTTCTACAAAAGCTTACAATTAGCTGGTTCAGCTGGTCAGACGGAATTAGTGCGGATACTTATTGATTGATCGGTTCGATTCATGCTGACAACTGTTTCCTGTTttgattaacttttttttttttgggggggggaggggggggagcCGAACTAGATGTATTAAATCTATTTGCAtaatgttttataaatttaacttttgttttttgtatatTACAGagtaaaataatacaaatagaaaTGTCATATCTAGAGATCACGATATTACAGAGTAGAATTACCtgtaaatattatatagaaGCTCTTACGAGTAAATATGAGCTACACACAGTTCTGCATGTCTAATAAAGAATTGATTATCCTGTTTTGCAGGGAGGGGAGAataaattttccattttggttcACTCTAGGCCCAGGTTTCTGCTCAACAAGGCAACAACAAGATCAGTCTATTTTTTCAATCGTCAAGTTAATGATAGTGTACAGGTTCTCATTTCTCCCATGAAATCTTATATAGATACCACAATCCAGTTACTTGCATATCATGTGTTCACACTGTTCTTTATCAAGTAACAAGCATTCACAAGATAGTCTTTTAGGGAGACAAAAGGTTGCTAAAAGAGCTTgaagcaatttccataattttttCCTGAAGATTCCATGATCTGACTCAACTGCTATGTTCTTCATTACTGATATGAAAGCCAacacctttcttcttcttcttttctttttgcccCAACTGCATGTATGAgtgtcttttttcctttttggttgttttttccCCATTTTGACTGCAAGTGTAAGCATGCATGTGCTCTTGTGTGCATATTCATCATATATTGGAGATTGTAGCTACAATGTACCCCAGGGATCTCCGTATATTAAATGCACTTGTTTGTGTATGTGTGCATGCACATGCATGTGCGTGCATGTGCACGCGTGTAATAGAGTCTTGCGCTTCACTTGACCGTGGAGGCAATGTCGAAGCATTTCAAAACGTGGATTTGAACCCTTGACTACTCaaacaacaaatcaaacaaGTTTTGAGATTAGGTGTTGGAACACAACATAAATATCTTTTGAAATAATTCTGTTGCATAGCTCATCAACATGGTGATTTAATTCTTAAAACACCTGAAGAGTGCCAAAAGTAATGTTGATTAAGTGTAGCTTAGATGGGTGAATTTATTTAGTGTACTTTATGCATCATCTTGGCTTGTTCATAATGGAAAAGTTGTGATCAACTATAGGTTTTCACTCTGCTATTTTTATTGGCATGATACTATTCAGTTCATGTTTTTATATACCAGGTAGATTGGGGTGAAGCCAGCATGATTCAGGCAGAGCGTATATTACTTAAGCATGCACTTGAGGATCCTTTTAATGAGCGCTTTGTGTTTCTTTCAGACAGGTGATGATTGATCTCAATACTGGCTGCTTTTGAATATGCTGTGGCATATGGTTGTCTTGGAGTTGCAAGCATTTTACAGTTATTATTAAGATTTTTCATtatgtttgcatatttaattTGTTAAGAGATGGTTGCTCAGTAAATGCACCAAAGTCTTTTGTTATATCTTTACAGTAATAgatggttatttttgtcttattttgttATCTAACAACATTTCAGTTACTTGATCTCGTCTCAGCTGCATTCCTCTATACAACTTCAGCTACACGTATGACTATATCATGTCCACATCACGTAGTTTTGTAGACAGGTGAGTGGTCCATTCCTTAAACAAATGCTTGCATCTCATCTCTCTCTACACAGAAATAATTTATGTATGCATTTCTTGAGTAGAGGAATCCATTCCAGCTCCTTTTTGATTTTTGGGCTTGGTGCTTACAGGAGTCAGTTTCCAATGCTTCTATAAAAATATGCTTCGTGCATTCTCAAATCTCTGCGTATTTTACATTGGTCACTGactaatattttgttgacaattaAATGCTGGAATCAGCTTTGCTGATACAAAAGAGGGTCGCTACAATCCAAAAATGGCTCCTGTTATTCCAGTTCATAACTGGAGGAAAGGATCTCAAGTAAGATTTCAATTTATTGGATTATTGCTTCCTGAAGCTCAATTAAAATCTAGTAtcagaacaaaaaataatgctTGAAATTTTCAAGTAGACAATCGGCTCCTTGTCTGACTCGTCTCTTTCCTTTGTCTTCTTGCAGTGGGTTGTCCTGACCAGAAAGCATGCAGAGGTTGTTGTGGAAGACAATACTGTCTTTCCTATGTTTCAACAGCATTGCAAGGCAAGTTATCTTCTAATTATGATTTGTGACTAGGTTTGAGAGAAGAGGACAGCCTTTATTGTGATCTGAATAAATTGTAAATTCTTAAGCTTCCTTCATTACATTATCCATTTATTGTTACTCTATAAATATTCACAAAGGATGGTGactttttatcatttgaaaaATTGGCATCATGTActtatgtttctttttaaaaatgaagttcTGATAAATTCACTTAAGTGGATGTTTAGAAACTTGAATATTAACTGTAATCTTGGGCatgcaaaaaataaagcatGCCGTTTAAGGttctttttttgagaaaaaaaaaaattgtgtactCATCTTA
Protein-coding regions in this window:
- the LOC133859879 gene encoding glycosyltransferase BC10, translating into MKRKVSQQRPWCYKWRRKLFAVLLLGFCFGTTVFMMQSQYSRIMTMVQRPKIAFLFIARNRLPLDMVWDAFFQGGENKFSILVHSRPRFLLNKATTRSVYFFNRQVNDSVQVDWGEASMIQAERILLKHALEDPFNERFVFLSDSCIPLYNFSYTYDYIMSTSRSFVDSFADTKEGRYNPKMAPVIPVHNWRKGSQWVVLTRKHAEVVVEDNTVFPMFQQHCKRKSLPEFWRDHPLPADGSKEHNCIPDEHYVQTLLAQEGLEGEITRRSLTHSSWDLSSSNDHERRGWHPVTYKFSDATPMLIQFIKDIDNIYYETEYRREWCTSKGKPSQCFLFARKFTRPAAFRLLNTSLLGPFNEATRKSYPW